One window from the genome of Vanessa tameamea isolate UH-Manoa-2023 chromosome 13, ilVanTame1 primary haplotype, whole genome shotgun sequence encodes:
- the LOC113397920 gene encoding lipase 3-like — MIIKLIIFFLSTLVVTLNLITQRDTPTDFIKIVNDSRYPVGEYDVVTQDGYILKLFHIPGDRSRPVLLMHGVIDSADTFVLRKNTSLAIALANAGHDVWIGNNRGNKYSRRHQYLDPNTDREFWDYSFHEFGYYDLPAIIDFVLDNTGAKSLSAIGHSQGNSIFLVLGATRPEYNERIRVLVSLSPICFLNNLKNSASQILKLLPAITRFLSIIGQEEIFSEDTVSARVFRYICGSKKSYSFCAHEIFFRLAGSDSEELEADFYPAVVAHYPTGTSKKNAVHLSQVGARRTFAEFDYGFRNLDIYNSTVSPEYDLSKVTMKVALLAGLNDNISTIKDVTLLRNKLPNVVEYNVVNHKKFNHIDAVWGRNMHIYLFPSIFNILSKHG; from the coding sequence atgattattaaattaattatattttttttatcaacattaGTGGTCacacttaatttaattacgCAAAGAGATACTCCAACGGACTTTATCAAAATCGTAAACGATTCACGCTACCCGGTTGGGGAGTACGACGTGGTCACGCAAGACGGATACATATTAAAACTGTTTCATATACCCGGTGACAGAAGTAGACCCGTTTTACTGATGCATGGTGTCATTGACTCTGCTGATACTTTCGTTTTAAGGAAAAATACATCGTTAGCTATTGCACTGGCCAATGCAGGCCATGACGTTTGGATCGGAAATAATAGAGGTAATAAGTACTCTCGCCGACACCAATATTTGGACCCGAACACGGACAGAGAGTTCTGGGATTACAGTTTTCACGAATTTGGCTATTATGATCTTCCCGCCATAATAGACTTCGTGCTCGATAACACTGGCGCGAAAAGTTTGAGTGCCATAGGTCATTCTCAGGGTAATTCAATATTTCTAGTCCTTGGAGCAACGCGACCAGAATACAACGAAAGGATAAGAGTATTAGTGTCCTTGTCGCCAATATGTTTTCTGAATAACTTGAAGAATTCTGCTTctcaaatattgaaattattaccaGCGATTACTCGATTCCTTTCAATTATAGGGCAAGAAGAGATTTTCAGCGAGGATACAGTGTCCGCCCGTGTATTTAGGTATATCTGTGGAAGCAAGAAAAGTTATAGCTTTTGTGCGCATGAAATCTTTTTCCGTTTAGCGGGCAGTGATTCCGAAGAACTAGAAGCTGATTTCTACCCGGCCGTGGTCGCTCACTATCCAACAGGCACGTCTAAGAAGAATGCCGTACACTTGTCACAGGTTGGTGCCAGGCGAACTTTTGCGGAATTCGACTATGGATTTAGAAATTTGGATATTTATAACTCGACTGTTTCTCCGGAATATGATTTGAGTAAAGTTACTATGAAAGTTGCGCTGCTCGCTGGACTAAACGATAATATATCAACTATAAAAGACGTAACGTTACTGAGGAACAAATTACCTAATGTTGTCGAATACAATGTTGTGAACCATAAGAAATTCAATCACATAGATGCGGTATGGGGAAGGAATATGCACATATATCTTTTTCCgagtatttttaacattttatcaaaGCACGGATGA
- the LOC113397836 gene encoding uncharacterized protein LOC113397836, which translates to MIFFKMSVLLLFILATATGASNDIPPRVEDGIEVDPWSSDAEDRIETDMYWRRNLLLYRLLKMLQGNGDRYNVEDEPIIKENVEHNISELPDLKEADEKKWVTALSTNTGKSNKTPKSRPQPKWNSKKGKGTPMLCYFKLCSFRSPM; encoded by the exons ATGATCTTTTTCAAGATGAGCGTGTTGTTGCTTTTCATTCTGGCTACTGCAACTGGTGCGTCGAATGACATTCCTCCAAGAGTTGAG GACGGCATCGAAGTGGATCCTTGGTCATCGGATGCTGAAGACAGAATCGAAACTGATATGTATTGGAGAAGGAATTTACTTCTATATCGACTGTTGAAAATGCTTCAAGGAAATGGAGACag ATACAACGTGGAAGATGAACCAATTATCAAGGAAAACGTTGAACACAATATCTCAGAATTACCGGATCTGAAAGAAGCAGATGAGAAGAAATGGGTCACCGCTCTGTCTACCAATACCGGCAAGAGCAACAAGACTCCAAAGTCCCGACCTCAACCAAAATGGAATTCGAAGAAGGGCAAAG GCACTCCAATGCTGTGTTACTTCAAGCTTTGCTCATTCCGATCTCCGATGTAA